In the Acropora muricata isolate sample 2 chromosome 10, ASM3666990v1, whole genome shotgun sequence genome, one interval contains:
- the LOC136888432 gene encoding serine-rich adhesin for platelets-like isoform X1 yields MRSTGQGGLLKTIRPEMFFDFQTVAAAQGEWKKGASNEDTAEIPIHEKREQSVSPSSSCSVKGPTNKSAASTQASGKSKKLSSMESLITFAEATNGSKRESATTVTKEKREQSLSPSNGCSVQRSTNTNRPCSQALGEKKEFSWIKTRITFFEARNGSKRDSENTFTKEKGEESLSVSSGCSVQGPTSKSAPGTQASSESKEFSSEESLITFPKATNGSKRESATAVTKEKQEQSLSPSSGCSVQGPANKSAPRTQASGESKELLSKGSLITFPEATNASKRKSATTVTNEKQEQSLSPSSGCSVQGPTKTNRPSTQASGERREFSWIKTRITFFEATNDKKTKKKDSENTFTKEKGEESLSASKDCSVQDQTNKSAPSTQASSKSKELSSRESLITFAEATNGSKRESAITVTKEKREQSVSPSSGCSVPGPRNITAPSTQAHGKSKELLSKGSLITFPGGKNGSKRKSATTVTNEKREQSLSPSSGFSVQGPTKTNRPSTEAFGERRELSWIKTRITFFEATNGSKRDSENTFPKEKGEESLSASKDCSVQDQTNISAPSTQAPGKSKELLSKGSLITFPAAKNGSKRKSATTVTDEQRKQSLSPSSGCSVQGSTKTNRPSTQAFGERREFSWIKRRITFFEATNGSKKDSENTFTKEKGEESLSASKDCSVQDQTNKSAPSTQASSKSKELSSRESLITFAEATNGSKRESAITVTKEKREQSVSPSSGCSVPGPRNISAPSTQAHGKSKELLSKGSLITFPGAKNGSKRKSATTVTNEKQEQSLSPSSGCSVQGPTKTNRPSTQASGKSKELVSRGSLITFPEATNGSKRESATTFTKEKREQSLSPSSGCSVQGPTKTNRPSTQASGKSKELVSRGSLITFPEATNGSKRESATTFTNEKREQSLSPSSGCSVQGPTKTNRPSTQASGKSKELVSRGSLITFPEATNGSKRKSATTFTKEKREQSLSPSSGCSVQGPTKTNRPSTQASGKSKELVSRGSLITFPEATNGSKRKSATTFTKEKREQSLSPSSSCSVPDPRNISAPSTQAPGTKEKWEESKQGHIRGDNPDAPICKDFLLGNCKKGSKCHGHHYTLPFQWQYNSYGEWITFNDGDNEKFEKLYCDVNVDKTQVTQISVALHEEHSNRLLESCDGTVLLDEKILIMKNSSATLVTLRRLSTVSYVYDPVDTTATLWTWYWMDEHGYWKEYDLDHTGTDLQQALENAFLRKSPGGIHFRIAYRDYKINFSPESDMRQENVRYGTKRKVRRRPREFVTGNDIKLLKRPESMLSAEQTKAKDSHLPSNWSSMPSETQYKRVCLSCFSEEFKDVEKLFRKSMKRSVEILKIERVQNPFMWEKYQRMKENMLASKKTINEKRLFHGTSQDAVGSICKQNFDWRLHGKNATKYGEGSYFALNSWKSDTYATRNNKLSKFMFVAKVLVGSYTVGHSSDRRPPRKDPRNPESDLYDSCVDDTSSPSIFVLFDTDQFYPEYIIEYYVFQ; encoded by the exons ATGAGAAGCACAGGCCAAGGCGGCCTACTTAAAACTATTCGCCCAGAGAtgttttttgattttcaaacaG TAGCTGCTGCTCAAGGGGAGTGGAAAAAAGGGGCATCAAATGAAGACACAGCAG AAATTCCAATCCATGAAAAACGGGAACAGAGTGTCTCCCCATCCAGCAGTTGTTCAGTAAAAGGCCCTACAAATAAAAGTGCAGCTAGCACCCAGGCGTCCGGCAAAAGCAAGAAACTCTCATCGATGGAGTCTTTGATTACTTTCGCCGAGGCGACAAACGGTTCAAAAAGAGAATCAGCGACTACCGTTACTAAAGAAAAACGGGAACAGAGTCTCTCCCCATCCAACGGTTGTTCAGTGCAACGCTCAACAAATACAAACAGACCTTGCAGCCAGGCTCTCGGCGAAAAGAAGGAATTTTCATGGATTAAGACGCGAATAACTTTCTTCGAGGCGAGAAACGGCTCAAAAAGAGACTCAGAAAATACCTTTACTAAAGAAAAAGGGGAAGAGAGCCTGTCTGTATCCAGCGGTTGCTCAGTGCAAGGCCCAACAAGTAAAAGTGCACCTGGCACCCAGGCTTCTAGCGAAAGCAAGGAATTCTCATCGGAGGAGTCTTTGATTACTTTCCCCAAGGCGACAAACGGTTCAAAAAGAGAATCAGCGACTGCCGTTACTAAAGAAAAACAGGAACAGAGTCTCTCCCCGTCCAGCGGTTGTTCAGTGCAAGGCCCAGCAAATAAAAGTGCGCCTCGCACCCAGGCTTCCGGCGAAAGCAAGGAACTCTTATCCAAGGGGTCTTTGATTACTTTCCCCGAGGCGACAAAcgcttcaaaaagaaaatcagcGACTACCGTTACTAACGAAAAACAAGAACAGAGTCTCTCCCCATCCAGCGGTTGTTCAGTGCAAGGCCCAACAAAGACAAATAGACCTAGCACCCAGGCTTCCGGCGAAAGGAGGGAATTTTCATGGATTAAGACTCGAATAACATTCTTCGAGGCGACAAacgacaaaaagacaaaaaaaaaagactcagAAAATACCTTTACTAAAGAAAAAGGGGAAGAGAGCCTGTCCGCATCCAAAGATTGTTCAGTGCAAGACCAAACAAATAAAAGTGCACCTAGCACCCAGGCGTCCAGCAAAAGCAAGGAACTCTCATCGAGGGAGTCTTTGATTACTTTCGCCGAGGCGACAAACGGTTCAAAAAGAGAATCAGCGATTACCGTTACTAAAGAAAAACGGGAACAGAGTGTCTCCCCATCCAGCGGTTGTTCAGTGCCAGGCCCAAGAAATATAACTGCACCTAGCACCCAGGCTCACGGCAAAAGCAAGGAACTCTTATCCAAGGGGTCTCTGATTACTTTCCCCGGGGGGAAAAACggttcaaaaagaaaatcagcGACTACCGTTACTAACGAAAAACGAGAACAGAGTCTCTCCCCATCCAGCGGTTTTTCAGTGCAAGGCCCAACAAAGACAAATAGACCTAGCACCGAGGCTTTCGGCGAAAGGAGGGAATTGTCATGGATTAAGACGCGAATAACTTTCTTCGAGGCGACAAACGGTTCAAAAAGAGACTCAGAAAATACCTTTCCTAAAGAAAAAGGGGAAGAGAGCCTGTCCGCATCCAAAGATTGTTCAGTGCAAGACCAAACAAATATAAGTGCACCTAGCACCCAGGCTCCCGGCAAAAGCAAGGAACTCTTATCCAAGGGGTCTTTGATTACTTTCCCTGCGGCGAAAAACggttcaaaaagaaaatcagcGACTACCGTTACTGACGAACAACGGAAACAGAGTCTCTCCCCATCCAGCGGTTGTTCAGTGCAAGGCTCAACAAAGACAAATAGACCTAGCACTCAGGCTTTCGGCGAAAGGAGAGAATTTTCATGGATTAAGAGGCGAATAACTTTCTTCGAGGCGACAAATGGTTCAAAAAAAGACTCAGAAAATACCTTTACTAAAGAAAAAGGGGAAGAGAGCCTGTCCGCATCCAAAGATTGTTCAGTGCAAGACCAAACAAATAAAAGTGCACCTAGCACCCAGGCGTCCAGCAAAAGCAAGGAACTCTCATCGAGGGAGTCTTTGATTACTTTCGCCGAGGCGACAAACGGTTCAAAAAGAGAATCAGCGATTACCGTTACTAAAGAAAAACGGGAACAGAGTGTCTCCCCATCCAGCGGTTGTTCAGTGCCAGGCCCAAGAAATATAAGTGCACCTAGCACCCAGGCTCACGGCAAAAGCAAGGAACTCTTATCCAAGGGGTCTTTGATTACTTTCCCCGGGGCAAAAAACGGTTCAAAAAGAAAGTCAGCGACTACCGTTACTAACGAAAAACAGGAACAGAGTCTCTCCCCATCCAGCGGTTGTTCAGTGCAAGGCCCAACAAAGACAAATAGACCTAGCACCCAGGCTTCCGGCAAAAGCAAGGAACTCGTATCGAGGGGGTCTTTGATTACTTTCCCCGAGGCGACAAACGGTTCAAAAAGAGAATCAGCGACTACCTTTACTAAAGAAAAACGGGAACAGAGTCTCTCCCCATCCAGCGGTTGTTCAGTGCAAGGCCCAACAAAGACAAATAGACCTAGCACCCAGGCTTCCGGCAAAAGCAAGGAACTCGTATCGAGGGGGTCTTTGATTACTTTCCCCGAGGCGACAAACGGTTCAAAAAGAGAATCAGCGACTACCTTTACTAACGAAAAACGGGAACAGAGTCTCTCCCCATCCAGCGGTTGTTCAGTGCAAGGCCCAACAAAGACAAATAGACCTAGCACCCAGGCTTCCGGCAAAAGCAAGGAACTCGTATCGAGGGGGTCTTTGATTACTTTCCCCGAGGCGACAAACggttcaaaaagaaaatcagcGACTACCTTTACTAAAGAAAAACGGGAACAGAGTCTCTCCCCATCCAGCGGTTGTTCAGTGCAAGGCCCAACAAAGACAAATAGACCTAGCACCCAGGCTTCCGGCAAAAGCAAGGAACTCGTATCGAGGGGGTCTTTGATTACTTTCCCCGAGGCGACAAACggttcaaaaagaaaatcagcGACTACCTTTACTAAAGAAAAACGGGAACAGAGTCTCTCCCCATCCagcagttgttctgtgccagACCCAAGAAATATAAGTGCACCTAGCACCCAGGCTCCCGGCACTAAAGAAAAATGGGAAGAGAGCAAACAAG GTCACATTCGTGGCGACAACCCAGACGCACCCATTTGCAAAGATTTTCTTCTGGGCAACTGTAAGAAGGGCTCCAAGTGCCATGGCCACCACTACACTTTACCTTTTCAGTGGCAGTACAACAGCTATGGAGAATGGATTACCTTTAATGATGGAGACAACGAAAAGTTTGAGAAACTCTACTGCGATGTGAATGTAGATAAAACCCAAGTCACCCAAATTTCGGTCGCTTTACACGA GGAACACTCTAATCGTCTCCTCGAGAGCTGTGATGGCACTGTTCTACTAGATGAGAAAATTTTGATTATGAAGAACTCGTCTGCAACCTTGGTAACTCTAAGGCGTCTATCCACTGTGTCTTATGTGTATGACCCTGTTGACACCACTGCCACTCTGTGGACCTGGTACTGGATGGACGAGCATGGCTACTGGAAAGAGTACGACCTCGACCACACG GGTACGGATCTTCAGCAAGCCTTAGAAAACGCCTTTTTGCGGAAAAGTCCAGGGGGAATCCACTTTCGGATTGCTTATAGGGATTACAAGATTAATTTCTCCCCAGAATCAGATATGAGACAAGAAAATGTGAGATACGGCACCAAGAGAAAAGTGCGAAGACGACCAAGGGAATTTGTTACCGGAAATGACATCAAATTGctgaaaag GCCCGAAAGTATGCTCTCTGCAGAACAGACGAAGGCAAAGGATAGTCATTTGCCATCAAACTGGTCGTCAATGCCATCTGAGACCCAATATAAGCGCGTTTGTTTATCCTGTTTCTCGGAAGAATTTAAAGATGTGGAGAAGCTTTTCAGGAAGTCAATGAAACGCAGTGTAGAAATTTTAAAGATTGAACGAGTTCAAAACCCTTTCATGTGGGAGAAGTATCAAAG GATGAAAGAAAACATGTTAGCATCAAAGAAGACCATCAACGAGAAGCGTTTGTTTCATGGAACCAGCCAAGATGCTGTTGGATCTATCTGCAAACAAAACTTTGATTGGCGCTTACATGGAAAGAACGCGACCAAGTACGGCGAAGGGAGCTATTTCGCGTTGAATTCCTGGAAAAGCGACACGTACGCCACGCGAAATAACAAATTGTCTAAATTCATGTTCGTTGCAAAGGTTCTTGTCGGTAGTTATACCGTGGGCCATTCCAGCGATCGTAGGCCGCCTCGGAAGGATCCAAGGAACCCCGAGAGTGATCTTTACGACTCTTGTGTCGATGACACGTCGTCACCAagtatttttgtcctttttgaCACTGATCAGTTTTACCCAGAGTACATCATCGAGTATTATGTTTTCCAGTAA
- the LOC136888432 gene encoding serine-rich adhesin for platelets-like isoform X2 has protein sequence MRSTGQGGLLKTIRPEMFFDFQTAAAQGEWKKGASNEDTAEIPIHEKREQSVSPSSSCSVKGPTNKSAASTQASGKSKKLSSMESLITFAEATNGSKRESATTVTKEKREQSLSPSNGCSVQRSTNTNRPCSQALGEKKEFSWIKTRITFFEARNGSKRDSENTFTKEKGEESLSVSSGCSVQGPTSKSAPGTQASSESKEFSSEESLITFPKATNGSKRESATAVTKEKQEQSLSPSSGCSVQGPANKSAPRTQASGESKELLSKGSLITFPEATNASKRKSATTVTNEKQEQSLSPSSGCSVQGPTKTNRPSTQASGERREFSWIKTRITFFEATNDKKTKKKDSENTFTKEKGEESLSASKDCSVQDQTNKSAPSTQASSKSKELSSRESLITFAEATNGSKRESAITVTKEKREQSVSPSSGCSVPGPRNITAPSTQAHGKSKELLSKGSLITFPGGKNGSKRKSATTVTNEKREQSLSPSSGFSVQGPTKTNRPSTEAFGERRELSWIKTRITFFEATNGSKRDSENTFPKEKGEESLSASKDCSVQDQTNISAPSTQAPGKSKELLSKGSLITFPAAKNGSKRKSATTVTDEQRKQSLSPSSGCSVQGSTKTNRPSTQAFGERREFSWIKRRITFFEATNGSKKDSENTFTKEKGEESLSASKDCSVQDQTNKSAPSTQASSKSKELSSRESLITFAEATNGSKRESAITVTKEKREQSVSPSSGCSVPGPRNISAPSTQAHGKSKELLSKGSLITFPGAKNGSKRKSATTVTNEKQEQSLSPSSGCSVQGPTKTNRPSTQASGKSKELVSRGSLITFPEATNGSKRESATTFTKEKREQSLSPSSGCSVQGPTKTNRPSTQASGKSKELVSRGSLITFPEATNGSKRESATTFTNEKREQSLSPSSGCSVQGPTKTNRPSTQASGKSKELVSRGSLITFPEATNGSKRKSATTFTKEKREQSLSPSSGCSVQGPTKTNRPSTQASGKSKELVSRGSLITFPEATNGSKRKSATTFTKEKREQSLSPSSSCSVPDPRNISAPSTQAPGTKEKWEESKQGHIRGDNPDAPICKDFLLGNCKKGSKCHGHHYTLPFQWQYNSYGEWITFNDGDNEKFEKLYCDVNVDKTQVTQISVALHEEHSNRLLESCDGTVLLDEKILIMKNSSATLVTLRRLSTVSYVYDPVDTTATLWTWYWMDEHGYWKEYDLDHTGTDLQQALENAFLRKSPGGIHFRIAYRDYKINFSPESDMRQENVRYGTKRKVRRRPREFVTGNDIKLLKRPESMLSAEQTKAKDSHLPSNWSSMPSETQYKRVCLSCFSEEFKDVEKLFRKSMKRSVEILKIERVQNPFMWEKYQRMKENMLASKKTINEKRLFHGTSQDAVGSICKQNFDWRLHGKNATKYGEGSYFALNSWKSDTYATRNNKLSKFMFVAKVLVGSYTVGHSSDRRPPRKDPRNPESDLYDSCVDDTSSPSIFVLFDTDQFYPEYIIEYYVFQ, from the exons ATGAGAAGCACAGGCCAAGGCGGCCTACTTAAAACTATTCGCCCAGAGAtgttttttgattttcaaacaG CTGCTGCTCAAGGGGAGTGGAAAAAAGGGGCATCAAATGAAGACACAGCAG AAATTCCAATCCATGAAAAACGGGAACAGAGTGTCTCCCCATCCAGCAGTTGTTCAGTAAAAGGCCCTACAAATAAAAGTGCAGCTAGCACCCAGGCGTCCGGCAAAAGCAAGAAACTCTCATCGATGGAGTCTTTGATTACTTTCGCCGAGGCGACAAACGGTTCAAAAAGAGAATCAGCGACTACCGTTACTAAAGAAAAACGGGAACAGAGTCTCTCCCCATCCAACGGTTGTTCAGTGCAACGCTCAACAAATACAAACAGACCTTGCAGCCAGGCTCTCGGCGAAAAGAAGGAATTTTCATGGATTAAGACGCGAATAACTTTCTTCGAGGCGAGAAACGGCTCAAAAAGAGACTCAGAAAATACCTTTACTAAAGAAAAAGGGGAAGAGAGCCTGTCTGTATCCAGCGGTTGCTCAGTGCAAGGCCCAACAAGTAAAAGTGCACCTGGCACCCAGGCTTCTAGCGAAAGCAAGGAATTCTCATCGGAGGAGTCTTTGATTACTTTCCCCAAGGCGACAAACGGTTCAAAAAGAGAATCAGCGACTGCCGTTACTAAAGAAAAACAGGAACAGAGTCTCTCCCCGTCCAGCGGTTGTTCAGTGCAAGGCCCAGCAAATAAAAGTGCGCCTCGCACCCAGGCTTCCGGCGAAAGCAAGGAACTCTTATCCAAGGGGTCTTTGATTACTTTCCCCGAGGCGACAAAcgcttcaaaaagaaaatcagcGACTACCGTTACTAACGAAAAACAAGAACAGAGTCTCTCCCCATCCAGCGGTTGTTCAGTGCAAGGCCCAACAAAGACAAATAGACCTAGCACCCAGGCTTCCGGCGAAAGGAGGGAATTTTCATGGATTAAGACTCGAATAACATTCTTCGAGGCGACAAacgacaaaaagacaaaaaaaaaagactcagAAAATACCTTTACTAAAGAAAAAGGGGAAGAGAGCCTGTCCGCATCCAAAGATTGTTCAGTGCAAGACCAAACAAATAAAAGTGCACCTAGCACCCAGGCGTCCAGCAAAAGCAAGGAACTCTCATCGAGGGAGTCTTTGATTACTTTCGCCGAGGCGACAAACGGTTCAAAAAGAGAATCAGCGATTACCGTTACTAAAGAAAAACGGGAACAGAGTGTCTCCCCATCCAGCGGTTGTTCAGTGCCAGGCCCAAGAAATATAACTGCACCTAGCACCCAGGCTCACGGCAAAAGCAAGGAACTCTTATCCAAGGGGTCTCTGATTACTTTCCCCGGGGGGAAAAACggttcaaaaagaaaatcagcGACTACCGTTACTAACGAAAAACGAGAACAGAGTCTCTCCCCATCCAGCGGTTTTTCAGTGCAAGGCCCAACAAAGACAAATAGACCTAGCACCGAGGCTTTCGGCGAAAGGAGGGAATTGTCATGGATTAAGACGCGAATAACTTTCTTCGAGGCGACAAACGGTTCAAAAAGAGACTCAGAAAATACCTTTCCTAAAGAAAAAGGGGAAGAGAGCCTGTCCGCATCCAAAGATTGTTCAGTGCAAGACCAAACAAATATAAGTGCACCTAGCACCCAGGCTCCCGGCAAAAGCAAGGAACTCTTATCCAAGGGGTCTTTGATTACTTTCCCTGCGGCGAAAAACggttcaaaaagaaaatcagcGACTACCGTTACTGACGAACAACGGAAACAGAGTCTCTCCCCATCCAGCGGTTGTTCAGTGCAAGGCTCAACAAAGACAAATAGACCTAGCACTCAGGCTTTCGGCGAAAGGAGAGAATTTTCATGGATTAAGAGGCGAATAACTTTCTTCGAGGCGACAAATGGTTCAAAAAAAGACTCAGAAAATACCTTTACTAAAGAAAAAGGGGAAGAGAGCCTGTCCGCATCCAAAGATTGTTCAGTGCAAGACCAAACAAATAAAAGTGCACCTAGCACCCAGGCGTCCAGCAAAAGCAAGGAACTCTCATCGAGGGAGTCTTTGATTACTTTCGCCGAGGCGACAAACGGTTCAAAAAGAGAATCAGCGATTACCGTTACTAAAGAAAAACGGGAACAGAGTGTCTCCCCATCCAGCGGTTGTTCAGTGCCAGGCCCAAGAAATATAAGTGCACCTAGCACCCAGGCTCACGGCAAAAGCAAGGAACTCTTATCCAAGGGGTCTTTGATTACTTTCCCCGGGGCAAAAAACGGTTCAAAAAGAAAGTCAGCGACTACCGTTACTAACGAAAAACAGGAACAGAGTCTCTCCCCATCCAGCGGTTGTTCAGTGCAAGGCCCAACAAAGACAAATAGACCTAGCACCCAGGCTTCCGGCAAAAGCAAGGAACTCGTATCGAGGGGGTCTTTGATTACTTTCCCCGAGGCGACAAACGGTTCAAAAAGAGAATCAGCGACTACCTTTACTAAAGAAAAACGGGAACAGAGTCTCTCCCCATCCAGCGGTTGTTCAGTGCAAGGCCCAACAAAGACAAATAGACCTAGCACCCAGGCTTCCGGCAAAAGCAAGGAACTCGTATCGAGGGGGTCTTTGATTACTTTCCCCGAGGCGACAAACGGTTCAAAAAGAGAATCAGCGACTACCTTTACTAACGAAAAACGGGAACAGAGTCTCTCCCCATCCAGCGGTTGTTCAGTGCAAGGCCCAACAAAGACAAATAGACCTAGCACCCAGGCTTCCGGCAAAAGCAAGGAACTCGTATCGAGGGGGTCTTTGATTACTTTCCCCGAGGCGACAAACggttcaaaaagaaaatcagcGACTACCTTTACTAAAGAAAAACGGGAACAGAGTCTCTCCCCATCCAGCGGTTGTTCAGTGCAAGGCCCAACAAAGACAAATAGACCTAGCACCCAGGCTTCCGGCAAAAGCAAGGAACTCGTATCGAGGGGGTCTTTGATTACTTTCCCCGAGGCGACAAACggttcaaaaagaaaatcagcGACTACCTTTACTAAAGAAAAACGGGAACAGAGTCTCTCCCCATCCagcagttgttctgtgccagACCCAAGAAATATAAGTGCACCTAGCACCCAGGCTCCCGGCACTAAAGAAAAATGGGAAGAGAGCAAACAAG GTCACATTCGTGGCGACAACCCAGACGCACCCATTTGCAAAGATTTTCTTCTGGGCAACTGTAAGAAGGGCTCCAAGTGCCATGGCCACCACTACACTTTACCTTTTCAGTGGCAGTACAACAGCTATGGAGAATGGATTACCTTTAATGATGGAGACAACGAAAAGTTTGAGAAACTCTACTGCGATGTGAATGTAGATAAAACCCAAGTCACCCAAATTTCGGTCGCTTTACACGA GGAACACTCTAATCGTCTCCTCGAGAGCTGTGATGGCACTGTTCTACTAGATGAGAAAATTTTGATTATGAAGAACTCGTCTGCAACCTTGGTAACTCTAAGGCGTCTATCCACTGTGTCTTATGTGTATGACCCTGTTGACACCACTGCCACTCTGTGGACCTGGTACTGGATGGACGAGCATGGCTACTGGAAAGAGTACGACCTCGACCACACG GGTACGGATCTTCAGCAAGCCTTAGAAAACGCCTTTTTGCGGAAAAGTCCAGGGGGAATCCACTTTCGGATTGCTTATAGGGATTACAAGATTAATTTCTCCCCAGAATCAGATATGAGACAAGAAAATGTGAGATACGGCACCAAGAGAAAAGTGCGAAGACGACCAAGGGAATTTGTTACCGGAAATGACATCAAATTGctgaaaag GCCCGAAAGTATGCTCTCTGCAGAACAGACGAAGGCAAAGGATAGTCATTTGCCATCAAACTGGTCGTCAATGCCATCTGAGACCCAATATAAGCGCGTTTGTTTATCCTGTTTCTCGGAAGAATTTAAAGATGTGGAGAAGCTTTTCAGGAAGTCAATGAAACGCAGTGTAGAAATTTTAAAGATTGAACGAGTTCAAAACCCTTTCATGTGGGAGAAGTATCAAAG GATGAAAGAAAACATGTTAGCATCAAAGAAGACCATCAACGAGAAGCGTTTGTTTCATGGAACCAGCCAAGATGCTGTTGGATCTATCTGCAAACAAAACTTTGATTGGCGCTTACATGGAAAGAACGCGACCAAGTACGGCGAAGGGAGCTATTTCGCGTTGAATTCCTGGAAAAGCGACACGTACGCCACGCGAAATAACAAATTGTCTAAATTCATGTTCGTTGCAAAGGTTCTTGTCGGTAGTTATACCGTGGGCCATTCCAGCGATCGTAGGCCGCCTCGGAAGGATCCAAGGAACCCCGAGAGTGATCTTTACGACTCTTGTGTCGATGACACGTCGTCACCAagtatttttgtcctttttgaCACTGATCAGTTTTACCCAGAGTACATCATCGAGTATTATGTTTTCCAGTAA